Genomic DNA from Setaria italica strain Yugu1 chromosome V, Setaria_italica_v2.0, whole genome shotgun sequence:
GCTAGTGTCTGGGCACTCTCTGATAAGGTAATGGTGGAGCATATGATGTCGATCGGCGAACCAAACGCCAAGAACTGGCTGTTCAGCCTTATTGAATCTCTACCTCATGAGCATTTCACCCGACTGACGATAACCTTATGGGCCATATGGACAGCTCGTCACAAGGCTATCCACGAGGAAATCTTTCAAAGTCCTTTATCCACCCATGGTTTCATTAACTCATATTTGGAGGACCTGAAATCTATTGCTAAGCCACCTAGTGGGACACCAGTTCATGCGGTTCCAGTACCAAGGCAAGCTCGTTGGATCCCTCCCCCGAGAGCTATACCTAAAATTAATGTTGATGCAGCTGTGTCGAAAACTGAGAATCGAGGGGCTGCAGCAGCCTTCTGCCGAGACAATGATGGCACTTATCTTGGAGCTTCTGTAATGGTTTTTGTTGGCATCACAGATCCTGCAACTTTGGAAGCCTTGGCCTGCCGTGAAGCTCTTGCTCTTGCTGAAGATCTTGCTTTGGAGAGATTATTTGTTGTTTCAGACTGCAAGACAGTTGTCTCGGAGATTGGCGAAGGAACTCTGGGTAGCTATGGCTCGATCATCGCTGAGATCAATTCCCGAACTGCACATTTCAATGAGTGTAGTTTTGCCCATGAAGGAAGAGCTTCGAATTTTGAAGCACACAATCTAGCTAGGCATATGATTTTAAGTGGGGTTGGCCGCCATCTGTGGCTTGGTGCACCCTATTCTGATACTATTCCTGTAAACATTGTTATTGAGTAATAAAGCCAGATTgtccttaaaaaaaaaactacctcGCCCACAACGCGAAACTGGCGGCGTCTTGGTGCATTGGACCGCGCGTCGACGTGATTTCGCATGCACGAAACgattttctccctttttcttctctttcctcaCGCCATGTCATCGTTTTGCTTATATAGCAAGCTATTTAATGCTACGAAAACTATCTAACCTAGAGGGTTGGGACTACCCTTATCTGCCGCCTGCCGGTGCATACGCATGTACGCATATATACCCTTTGGCAGCAGTTGagcacttgatttttttttatccacTCCATCGAGATCGTACAACTCTGCTTCGTTCTTCAACCTCACTACCTCAGCTAGTTTTCTCTTTCATATTTTCCCTGAGCTCCCAACTTCCATGACCGACAGACTTGCTGATTGATGCCCTCTACCATGCGCTCACCCCCACACCGCTCACCTTCCTTGTCTCTGGCAGCTCCCCACCGCCACACGATGTCACGCTAGCCCGGCTTCTATCACTGTGTCGTCCAATCCTATCTTTTCCAACCACCTTCCTCCACGGCCTGGTTAGTGGCGTCCCTGTCACCTCACCTCCCCGCCTCCgcacccgccaccaccgccaatGACCTTCCCTCTATGTCTGGGAGGTAAGGAAACCgcaccccccaaaaaaaaccCAAACCACGAACTTCGAGCGCTAATTTCATTGAACACTCGAATCAAATGAATCGGAGTTGATTGGGGCACAAATCAGACAGCAGAAAAAATTGAGTGTTGGTGACCTTGGAACACTCGAGTGTTATTAGATTTCGTGTATTTTTACCTTATGGATTAATTGTTGCActttacattttattttatttttatctttcCTAGAATTACATTGTACAcatagtttataggattggaataTGACTATGTGAGCTAAAAAAATTTATATGGTATAGAGAtaataacacatgaaaaaaTCTAGCGTAGATATACATACAAGGTCCCTTCAAAGTACACTTAGTTTTTAAGAATCATAATTGGACCTCCCTATTACTGTGTCAAGGTCCCTTACAAGGTACAATCGTGGATATTATGTAGGGTGTAGTATGTGCATGCGCCACATTGTGATCCCGCAAGTCAAAAAAAGTGAGTtcgggcctgtttgtttccaccttcctaaaattttagcttctaaaaagtgactaaaatatgactaaagagccaaacactaTGACTAAAAGTGACTTAAAAACTTTTAGGAGGCTTCaatttctttaggagctccacccctcctaaaacctcctaaaGCTCATCCTGGACCCCCActgccctcatttattgctcccccctctctctccctNNNNNNNNNNNNNNNNNNNNNNNNNNNNNNNNNNNNNNNNNNNNNNNNNNNNNNNNNNNNNNNNNNNNNNNNNNNNNNNNNNNNNNNNNNNNNNNNNNNNGTCggcggaagaagaagagggggaggggcgTGGCGGTCAGGTAGGGGGTGGCGGCCgggggaaggagagagaggaggggcaccggtgggaggggagggggcagtGCCGACaggaggagggcgccggccgccgccggcgggggcacCGAGAGGGAGGGGCACCGGCGGGAGGAGGGTGCATGTGTGCAGGGaagtgggaggaggggagatgTGGGCAAAGAAAGAGTAGGGGCATGGAGAGGGTAGTATGGTCATTTTGCCACAACATTTATTGCTTTTAGTcagttttaggaggtggaaccaaacatgctTTAGATCATGGACTAAAAACTGACTAAAACATTTTAAAAGCTAAAATTTTAAGAGGTGGGAAACAAACATGCCTTCGTTTCTTCGTGTCAATGTTTTTTATTAATAACCACTCTGTATGAACGAAACGATGTGTACGTTTCACTTGATCAATCAAACTAGTGGCCAAGGAGCGCGGCGCAGAACATCACGAAGGGCTCATCACGCGTGTAAATACAAttaccgccgccgctgtcgcaaCTAAATGCGCATCAAGCACGAACACCGGAGGCGCAGTGAATGGTGAGTggtgatcatcatcatctccgatGGATCGAGATCGAGCGTTTCGCACTGCAAGCGCCGCCGGCAGAGTGAATGTTACCGAGAGAGCTCTCGGCCTCTCGCCCTCGCGCTCGGCTCGGGAAGCCGCGAACGCGCGCGCGTGCCTCCCTCACTATCTATCGCTACATGCCTGCATGCGTCCATGCTAATGCCAACGCCCAGTTAATGCCCGGATCGGTTTCGCTGCagaatccacccaaaatccccGCGCAGTTACTGCTCCACTACTTCTCCCGTTCCCATCATGCTCCGATCCATCCTCTCGCCTCTCATCCTCACGCTGATCTCTGATTGCACACGTTCACATCCATCATCACTGACCTCCGTCCACCTGATCGATCGTACGTGCGAGTGTATATAATTAGTGTTCCAGTTCCTGAAGCCATTGCCACTGCCACTGCCTGTGTATTGGATTTAGATGCCACTGCAACACGGACAGTAGGATAGGATCTTCTTCCCTCCATCCAACCAAAGCTTTTCTTTGCTCGAATCCTTGTGTTGTTTGTTTGGCGAATGGCGATGGTGCCGTACTGCGACGGTGACGCTGATTGGTACCACTTCCCTCCGCTGTGTCCCCCATCGCCGCTCGCCTTACTGAGGTCAGTACTCGGTACAGAGTCATTGGATTTCTTGGATGTCGCTCGATCGATCTCCATCATCTCCTCCTGCGAACTAATCAATGCCATTCACTTGCCTGCAGCGCGGAAGACTACCCTCTGCCGATCGCCGCCTTTCCTCCCGCGCATCTGAgccgcggcgacgacgagctcaTCGACGGCTCCTGCCATGGCGCGCTTGCTGCCGCGGCGGACCGCCCGTCGTCGGCTCTGATGAATCTGAGGTCAGTCAGTCAGTTCTTCCGCTCCAGGCTCCAGCAATCATGGACTGGAGTCTCGCCCAAATCATGCCATAAATTATAAACTGACGACAGGTCATCGGCACTTTGCAGCGAGGGCGAGAGCTACTACGACCTGCCGATATTCCCTCCGCCACCGGCAGCCGGCGACCATCAGTTCTTCTCCAACCAGCTCCCGCCCGTACCTGTGGATAGCGCGACGGTGGGCCTCGACGACGCGCTCCTGCAGCCGTTGGGCGACATTGATCTCGAGGCGTTCGACAACGCCGACGAGCACAAGGCACCCCATCATGGTCGTCACACGATGATCGTGCCGGCAGGTCAGCATGCCGTCGGCCAAGAATACGCAGGCGTCGACGTCGTCGACGATGCGGATGAAAAGCCCATGGCGCCCCACCATGGTCGTCACACCATGGTCGGCCAAGAATACGCAGGAGTCGACGGCGTCAtcgtcgtcgacgacgcggATCAAAagcccatggccatggtggaCTGTTTCCTACCAGGAGCCAATAATGCCTTCGAAtcggccatgccgccgccgcagccgtcaCTGCCACTGCCGGCGCGCGGTAGGAGGAGCGTCGACCACCGATCAGCTCCGGCGCCTGGGGGCAAGACGAGGCTGGACCACATCGGCTTCGACGAGCTGAGGAGGTACTTCTACATGCCCATCACCAGGGCGGCGCGGGAGATGAACGTGGGCCTCACCGTGCTCAAGAAGCGCTGCCGCGAGCTCGGCATCGCCCGGTGGCCGCACCGGAAGATGAAGAGCCTCAAGTCCCTCATCCTCAGCGTCCAGGTAACCCATCTTTTTCTCTGCACGAATCAGGCATCCATGCTGCGCATGCAGAGAACCACACGATCGACTGTGCGTggatgcgtgcgtgcgtgcaggaGATGGGGACCGGCATGAACCCGGCGGCGGTGCAGCAGGAGCTGGCGGCGCTCGAGACCTACTGTGCGCTCATGGAGGAGAACCCGGCGATCGAGCTCACGGAGCGCACCAAGAAGCTGCGGCAGGCGTGCTTCAAGGAGAGCTACaagcggaggagggcggcggccgtCAACGTGGTGGATCACATCTTCAACTTTGATGAGCACCAGTTTCATCACcagctgcctccgccgccatcgccaagcAGTGCTGAACGCCATGGCAGCGGCAGTTTCTTTGGCTACTGAGGTGAACGATAAGCAAAGTCTAAGAAGAGTTCATATATGTACATGGGGATGATGCTAGTATAACTAGTAGGGATGGATATTGTTCGTCGATCAGTGCATGCAAATCAGTCATGTTTTGATTTCTGTTTGCATGGGTAAAGTGGGAGGTGCAGGTGCATCCCCTGTGGAGTGTGGCATGTGTAGTAACTCCATGTGTTTATAGTAAACTTAATTAAGTACCAAATGATGCATGATTATCTGATCTATAGAACATGATTGAATCAATTATTACTACACAAATACACATTATTGCGTgaattattttttcctttctggAAATAGTTGAATTTGCTGACTTTGGATTCTGTTTCTCGATCTATGCTATTAGTTCCCCGGCTTTCGGCTTGGACTACTTATATAGTATACATGGTAAAAGAAATTGGAATATTGAGATTCATGAGTTGCTTACAACTCTAATTATATAATTTAGAGCCAAAACAAACAAGCAACTGTAAAAAAGATATCTTTCCGTCCGCCACCCATTTGTACACATTCCAAATTAAAATGAATAATTTTTTGCTTACCTTTGTTATTCCAAAATATTTTAACAATTTATCAGAAATTATGAATTTAAAATTGCATTTAATGTGTTTAGATAATTACtgtaaaaaataaattaatgatAAAGTTTTTATAACATTATTTTTAAATTTACTTGTAAGAGGAACGGATTCATCTGGAGTGGTTAAAGGATTTCTAAAAGAATGTATGACTTTAAAATTGCTTGTTTTGTTTTTAGAACGTGCTGATAGTCACTGCTGTGCAAAATATATAAACTTTTGGAATAGCTTTCCTATTCCACCTATTAATTTTCTGCGAacataattatttttgtaagatGAATATATTCCAATttagaataaataaataattcgAAAACCATATGATTATAACTATGTTCCTAAAATGTTTCTGAATCTCTATAACTTATTAAATTTTATAAATTTGCTTGGAAGCGGAATAGATAATCCGAAATTGTCTCATAATTTATGAATTTAAGATTGTGTTCCGTGTATTTAGAACCTTCAGATAATCACTACCGTGCAAATTCCAAAGTCCATCAAATTCTCTTCTAactctttttttgttttataaacTTTTGTTGGGCGAATAAAGCTGTCTAAATTTGTGAAAATATTTAATAGGAAATAGTTTCTACGGTACTTGGTCATGTCCGTCGTGGCCCATTTCTCCCCAGGTGCCCACTACGGCGCATCCGCGTCCCCCCGAATGGAGCGAGCGTTGAACAGATGCATATGATGGTCCAAAAGACCTTGGACATCTGTGTTCTGACCTTTCCACTCTTTCCTCGTGACCCTTTTTCAGTCCTCAATACAAAACATACCCAATCTCAGTACAGAATGAAGGAGGATACTGGAATGGCACCAGTGTCAGTGCGCGTGCGCTCGTGTgcttcctctgttccaaattagaCACAGATCGATATGCCATTCACTCTTTGCATTCAAAGAATAATCCAGACATATTGCTTCTTGGAACCAATGTCAATTGTTCCGCGGCCAAGAGCCATGCCATTAGGATTTGACCTAACTGGACCAATAATTATTTTAGTGCTCCTACTGCAGGTcattttctctctttctctcgaGATGGTAGTGCACTCCACAGAAAAAAATGGAGTAGCATTTTCACTTCGAAAAGGGAGAAggagagtagcatttgtttgtCCATAATAATACATCTTATATAATATATActactaagtagtagtattgtgtaccgtaaaattGCCACGCCACCGAGAGTAACGAATCAAGCAATTATTATATCCCAAGAAACGTCAATAGAGTAGAAGCCATTGCTACACCTTTCAACAGCTCATTTTCAGTTTCTCCGACGACGATGGCAAATTGGCTTGATGCGGAGAACCCTCGGCGTTCTTCGCCAGATGGAGGCCTTAACACAtgttgttattgtagtcgtatcACATTTTGGGAAGGAACTGGCTCAACATCGGTTCTACCGTACACACACGATAAATTTGGTTCTAATAAGTCGTCGGTCCAGACATGCATGTGCATGCCAAAGTTCAGGGCCTGTATATGCAACATTGGCACCGTGCGTTGCAATCTTTTTTTATCTATGTACATGCAGCGGTACatacttgttgccttgttgcACATGCTCGTACGCTTCCTCAAATCTTCCATTGGCG
This window encodes:
- the LOC101757335 gene encoding uncharacterized protein LOC101757335, with protein sequence MVPYCDGDADWYHFPPLCPPSPLALLSAEDYPLPIAAFPPAHLSRGDDELIDGSCHGALAAAADRPSSALMNLSEGESYYDLPIFPPPPAAGDHQFFSNQLPPVPVDSATVGLDDALLQPLGDIDLEAFDNADEHKAPHHGRHTMIVPAGQHAVGQEYAGVDVVDDADEKPMAPHHGRHTMVGQEYAGVDGVIVVDDADQKPMAMVDCFLPGANNAFESAMPPPQPSLPLPARGRRSVDHRSAPAPGGKTRLDHIGFDELRRYFYMPITRAAREMNVGLTVLKKRCRELGIARWPHRKMKSLKSLILSVQEMGTGMNPAAVQQELAALETYCALMEENPAIELTERTKKLRQACFKESYKRRRAAAVNVVDHIFNFDEHQFHHQLPPPPSPSSAERHGSGSFFGY